From one Stieleria sp. JC731 genomic stretch:
- a CDS encoding CDP-alcohol phosphatidyltransferase family protein produces MPSVYDLKPKFQSVLRPVVRFLASQGVTANQVTLFAVLISVCQGLLVVLFPMSWWALAMMPVVLLIRMGLNAIDGMLAREFNQKSNLGAILNELGDIVSDVCLYLPLALVSQLSVWLLVLFVVLAVIVEFAGMTAIQVGGERRYDGPMGKSDRAFWVGLLSTLLAAGWINASVASGYLVCLIFLSVISVWNRCRKALQLQTAI; encoded by the coding sequence ATGCCCAGCGTTTACGACTTAAAGCCAAAGTTTCAATCGGTCCTTCGACCTGTCGTGAGGTTCCTCGCCAGCCAAGGCGTGACGGCGAATCAGGTCACTCTTTTTGCCGTCTTGATCTCGGTTTGCCAAGGGCTTTTGGTCGTACTGTTCCCGATGTCCTGGTGGGCCTTGGCGATGATGCCGGTGGTCTTGCTAATTCGCATGGGGCTTAACGCGATCGACGGTATGTTGGCAAGGGAGTTCAACCAGAAGAGCAACTTGGGAGCCATCCTGAATGAACTCGGGGACATTGTGAGCGACGTTTGTTTGTACTTGCCACTCGCATTGGTTTCACAGCTTTCGGTTTGGTTGCTGGTGCTGTTTGTGGTCCTAGCGGTCATTGTTGAATTTGCAGGAATGACCGCGATTCAAGTTGGTGGAGAACGTCGCTATGACGGCCCGATGGGAAAGAGTGACCGCGCCTTTTGGGTTGGCCTACTTTCAACCCTATTGGCAGCCGGATGGATCAATGCATCGGTTGCAAGCGGCTATCTGGTTTGTCTGATCTTTTTGTCAGTAATCTCCGTTTGGAATCGCTGCCGGAAGGCTCTTCAATTGCAGACCGCGATTTAA
- a CDS encoding phosphatase PAP2/dual specificity phosphatase family protein yields the protein MNPISPIRDKDASRSPNAKPTWPESVMVAAVTSALFLMFYGGAAFLTSYRQDVGTWYYEWEKAIPFVPAMIIPYMSIDLFFVIAPFVCSTRSELRVLGQRLSAIVIVAAVCFLVYPLELAVERPQPSGFFGSIYTWFTAMDKPFNLCPSMHIALRTVLAVHFGRHCRGLSRVLMNLWFCLIGLSTLLLYQHHFIDVVGGFVLAVVVMYVFDGLGWKRKATPDFGIASIYGAASLLLIAPMAWIPSCGWLTLWPGVACGITALGYLKLGDSIYRRKNGRISWPARILMGPVLAGQWLSWKYYARRSNVADHVVDNVWIGRLPTACEERQIEQNAIGAVVDVCVAFNENSQLLELERLELPILDLTAPTESQIEIAVRFIEANRHRGVLIHCKAGYSRSAAIVAAWLVKTGRCRSAEAAFDRIRLSRPDIVVRPEIRCLQFGTVATA from the coding sequence ATGAACCCCATCTCGCCAATTCGCGACAAAGACGCAAGCCGGTCACCAAATGCCAAGCCGACATGGCCGGAATCCGTCATGGTGGCTGCCGTCACATCGGCTTTGTTTCTGATGTTCTATGGTGGGGCCGCGTTTTTGACTTCTTACCGACAAGACGTTGGAACCTGGTACTACGAATGGGAGAAAGCGATCCCATTTGTTCCCGCGATGATCATTCCATACATGTCCATCGATCTGTTTTTCGTGATCGCGCCCTTTGTATGTTCCACTCGTTCTGAACTACGTGTCTTGGGCCAGCGACTATCAGCGATTGTGATCGTCGCTGCCGTTTGCTTCTTGGTCTACCCGCTTGAACTGGCTGTCGAGCGGCCGCAGCCAAGCGGCTTCTTCGGTTCGATCTACACCTGGTTTACGGCGATGGATAAGCCGTTCAACCTTTGCCCATCGATGCACATTGCGCTGCGGACCGTTTTGGCGGTTCACTTCGGAAGGCACTGCCGTGGCCTTTCCAGGGTGTTGATGAATCTTTGGTTCTGTTTAATCGGCCTATCAACTTTGCTGCTGTACCAGCATCACTTTATTGACGTCGTTGGTGGTTTCGTTCTGGCGGTGGTGGTGATGTATGTCTTCGATGGATTGGGATGGAAGCGAAAAGCCACACCGGACTTCGGGATCGCTTCGATCTATGGAGCTGCCAGTTTGCTACTGATCGCACCTATGGCTTGGATTCCGAGCTGTGGTTGGCTGACGCTTTGGCCAGGCGTGGCTTGTGGCATCACTGCACTCGGCTATCTCAAGTTGGGCGATTCGATCTACCGCCGCAAGAATGGCAGGATTTCATGGCCAGCCAGGATATTGATGGGACCGGTGCTCGCAGGACAATGGCTTTCTTGGAAGTACTACGCAAGACGATCAAATGTCGCTGATCATGTCGTCGACAACGTGTGGATTGGTCGCTTGCCAACAGCATGTGAAGAACGCCAAATCGAACAGAACGCAATTGGTGCGGTGGTCGATGTTTGTGTCGCGTTCAACGAAAATTCTCAGTTGCTGGAACTTGAGCGTCTTGAATTGCCAATTCTTGATCTGACCGCGCCAACAGAGAGCCAAATCGAAATTGCGGTAAGGTTTATCGAAGCCAATCGGCATCGTGGGGTTCTGATCCATTGCAAGGCCGGTTATTCGCGTAGCGCCGCGATCGTCGCTGCTTGGCTTGTCAAAACCGGGCGATGTCGGTCAGCCGAAGCGGCTTTCGATCGGATCCGGCTATCTCGTCCGGATATTGTTGTTCGACCTGAAATACGTTGCTTGCAGTTCGGAACCGTCGCGACGGCTTAG
- a CDS encoding phosphatidate cytidylyltransferase, translating into MEHLAIEVRYTLLGIAVALGAATVLVLVARWLFNKDQDGELTSRIKTWWVIVGLFVAAIVPAANSAVWLFAFVSFLALKEFLSMTPTRRADRRVLFYAYATIPLQYYFAAVNWYGMFIVFIPVIMFIALPARMITIGRTEGFLKAAGTLHWGLMLTVFSLSHAAILLTFDPTLSDSVRLIGSYPSEVGKRHPGPGLLLLLVLMTELNDIFQFCWGKSCGGRKVAPTVSPGKTYAGLIGGAATTILVSIILGPKLTLMDWKCSGIAGVIIAFAGFFGDLCMSSLKRDLKIKDFGATLPGHGGVLDRVDSLIFTAPLFFHFVYYFYG; encoded by the coding sequence ATGGAACACCTAGCAATCGAAGTCCGTTACACCCTTTTGGGCATTGCCGTCGCCCTCGGCGCTGCAACCGTGTTGGTCTTGGTCGCAAGATGGTTGTTCAACAAGGATCAAGATGGCGAGCTAACTAGCCGTATCAAAACGTGGTGGGTCATCGTCGGCTTGTTCGTTGCAGCGATCGTCCCCGCAGCAAACTCAGCAGTTTGGCTCTTCGCATTTGTCAGCTTTTTGGCGTTGAAAGAGTTCTTGTCGATGACGCCGACACGTCGGGCAGATCGGCGGGTATTGTTCTACGCCTATGCCACGATTCCGCTTCAGTACTACTTTGCGGCAGTGAACTGGTACGGCATGTTCATCGTGTTCATTCCGGTCATCATGTTCATCGCTTTGCCAGCCCGAATGATCACGATCGGCCGTACCGAAGGATTTCTGAAAGCTGCGGGCACCCTACATTGGGGTTTGATGTTGACAGTTTTCAGCCTGTCGCACGCTGCGATCCTGCTGACCTTTGATCCGACGCTATCCGATTCGGTTCGGCTTATTGGTAGCTACCCTTCCGAAGTCGGCAAACGCCATCCCGGGCCAGGGCTTCTATTGCTGCTGGTGTTGATGACAGAACTGAACGACATCTTTCAGTTCTGTTGGGGTAAATCCTGCGGCGGCCGAAAAGTCGCCCCCACGGTCAGTCCAGGAAAAACCTATGCCGGACTGATCGGTGGCGCTGCAACAACGATCCTCGTCTCCATCATCCTTGGCCCCAAGTTGACGCTGATGGATTGGAAATGCTCTGGCATCGCAGGAGTCATCATTGCGTTTGCGGGCTTCTTTGGTGACCTTTGCATGTCGTCTCTAAAACGCGATCTGAAAATCAAAGACTTCGGCGCGACTCTTCCTGGCCATGGTGGCGTTTTAGACCGAGTTGACTCGCTGATATTCACCGCGCCACTGTTCTTCCACTTCGTCTATTACTTCTACGGCTGA
- a CDS encoding lysophospholipid acyltransferase family protein: MNHKLRWLFFAIVIRPLMIVILGTNLKHPERIPGDGPAIIVANHNSHLDVFALMHVLGLSRLKKVRPVAAADYFLSRPLRSWFARKIVGIIPIDRNQVGRSPDGRHPLQDISDSLANDEIVLLFPEGTRGEPELLKELQTGVAHLARRHPEVPIIPVFMRGLGKALPKGEAILVPFLCDIVFGSPLPSGLSKRDFMCQLNDSIDSLSAELGGGQWD; the protein is encoded by the coding sequence ATGAACCACAAATTGCGATGGCTATTTTTCGCGATCGTCATTCGGCCGTTGATGATCGTCATTCTCGGAACAAACCTAAAGCATCCCGAGCGAATTCCTGGTGATGGTCCGGCAATCATCGTTGCCAACCACAATAGCCATTTGGACGTCTTTGCTCTAATGCACGTGCTCGGCTTGTCGCGTCTCAAGAAGGTCCGACCGGTGGCCGCAGCGGACTACTTTTTAAGCCGACCGCTACGCAGTTGGTTCGCCAGGAAGATCGTCGGAATCATCCCCATTGACCGCAACCAAGTCGGGCGAAGCCCCGACGGTCGGCATCCTCTACAAGACATCTCGGATTCACTGGCCAATGACGAGATCGTCTTACTGTTTCCCGAAGGCACCCGAGGTGAACCTGAACTGCTAAAAGAGCTACAGACCGGCGTCGCACACTTGGCGCGACGTCACCCCGAGGTCCCCATCATTCCGGTTTTCATGCGTGGACTGGGCAAAGCCCTACCGAAAGGAGAGGCGATCTTGGTGCCGTTTCTCTGTGACATCGTTTTTGGCAGCCCACTCCCGTCTGGACTTTCCAAACGCGATTTCATGTGCCAACTGAACGATTCAATCGATTCCCTATCGGCCGAACTCGGTGGTGGCCAATGGGATTAA
- a CDS encoding IRE (iron responsive element), which produces MNQSTAFRRKIIYLVILVATLVPLYLLGRPSDGTPDSGGQLALMRQKYGIAESDLGEISPASETMKLASLGLRGVAATLLWDKAHKYRVAHEWDRLKASLNNIALLQPHYDKVWEHQAHNLAYNVSIEFDDYRQRYEMVREGTEFLTRGVRQNRKAPRLIWYTGWFYGQKLGMSDEKKQFRRLFSEDKILHASLANEGIAVDSNEAKGPDQKPDNWLVGRLWLNHGYDLVDAGVKIRRQSPINFFETGPKWLFKHAEAIEKEGVLDERAVRAYTKSAEGWEQFGRRSVPTNDGFSIKLGRINDLNAQKSEKLDEFRKVAGDVYEQMREEKVAALPIDVRKVYDKAPEERTEAGKQAMPAILASIEPDREAVLKQLPQAEQLTAIQLIDEIKDLDAQIQKTDSYRRQINYIYWESLAMAEQEERTVEARRLIYEAEKANADAEIYVAIEKYKKAFEIWAEIFDDYPILTIDDSAEDLYMSIRRYMIAIDSEDLPDDFPLATFARMMNSENGIQNADAYKTVREQQGELAANRKKELEEEERARELEAMKAAEEEAKADSDAEPALESAEEPADAEMAAEDNETVSEPEQSSESKAESEAEASDSEVSDSAEGGDQSGGAESTTEEMAEDAAESEDTAAEEQPATESDPGADEESEEVESN; this is translated from the coding sequence ATGAACCAGTCGACTGCTTTCCGTCGCAAGATCATTTATCTCGTCATCCTTGTTGCAACATTGGTTCCGTTGTATCTGCTGGGTCGGCCGTCCGATGGGACGCCCGACTCTGGTGGGCAACTGGCGCTGATGCGGCAAAAGTATGGGATCGCCGAAAGTGATCTTGGCGAAATCAGCCCCGCTAGTGAAACAATGAAACTCGCTTCATTGGGGCTTCGTGGTGTCGCCGCGACTCTGTTGTGGGACAAGGCTCACAAGTATCGCGTTGCACACGAATGGGATCGCTTGAAAGCTTCCCTCAATAACATCGCGTTGCTACAGCCTCACTACGACAAAGTTTGGGAACACCAAGCGCACAACTTGGCGTACAACGTGTCGATTGAGTTCGACGATTACCGTCAACGTTACGAAATGGTCCGCGAAGGTACCGAGTTTTTGACTCGTGGGGTTCGGCAAAACCGAAAGGCGCCGCGTCTGATTTGGTACACCGGCTGGTTCTACGGACAAAAGCTCGGGATGTCGGATGAGAAGAAGCAGTTTCGACGTTTGTTCTCTGAAGACAAGATCCTGCATGCTTCGCTTGCAAACGAAGGGATCGCCGTCGACAGCAACGAGGCAAAAGGTCCTGACCAAAAGCCGGATAACTGGTTGGTCGGGCGCCTGTGGCTGAACCATGGCTACGACCTGGTTGATGCAGGTGTGAAAATCCGTCGCCAGTCGCCGATCAACTTTTTCGAAACCGGTCCGAAGTGGCTATTTAAGCATGCCGAAGCGATCGAAAAAGAAGGCGTGTTGGATGAACGTGCCGTCCGTGCCTACACCAAATCAGCCGAAGGCTGGGAGCAGTTCGGACGACGAAGCGTTCCTACGAACGATGGTTTCTCGATCAAGCTGGGACGTATCAACGACCTGAACGCTCAAAAGTCGGAGAAGCTGGACGAGTTCCGTAAGGTTGCAGGCGACGTCTACGAGCAAATGCGTGAAGAGAAAGTCGCCGCGTTGCCCATCGATGTTCGAAAGGTTTATGACAAAGCCCCTGAAGAACGTACTGAAGCTGGCAAGCAGGCGATGCCCGCGATTCTCGCTTCGATCGAACCTGATCGTGAAGCGGTTCTCAAACAACTGCCGCAAGCCGAGCAGCTGACCGCGATTCAGTTGATCGACGAGATCAAAGACTTGGACGCGCAGATCCAAAAGACCGATAGCTATCGTCGCCAAATCAACTACATCTACTGGGAAAGCTTGGCGATGGCTGAGCAAGAAGAGCGGACGGTTGAGGCACGCCGGTTGATTTATGAAGCCGAGAAGGCAAATGCCGACGCAGAAATCTACGTCGCAATTGAAAAGTACAAGAAGGCGTTTGAAATCTGGGCCGAGATCTTCGACGACTATCCGATTTTGACAATCGATGATTCGGCAGAAGACCTCTACATGTCGATTCGCCGATACATGATCGCGATTGATTCGGAAGATCTTCCTGACGACTTCCCGTTGGCAACGTTCGCCCGAATGATGAACAGTGAAAACGGTATCCAGAATGCCGATGCGTATAAAACTGTTCGTGAACAACAGGGCGAGTTGGCTGCCAACCGTAAGAAAGAACTCGAAGAAGAAGAGCGTGCTCGTGAGTTGGAAGCGATGAAGGCTGCTGAAGAAGAAGCCAAAGCTGACTCTGATGCTGAGCCTGCGCTCGAGTCGGCCGAAGAACCTGCTGATGCTGAGATGGCAGCAGAAGACAATGAGACCGTGTCCGAGCCGGAGCAATCGTCTGAGTCAAAAGCAGAGAGCGAAGCTGAAGCGAGTGACTCCGAAGTAAGTGACTCCGCAGAGGGCGGTGATCAATCGGGCGGTGCGGAATCTACGACTGAAGAGATGGCCGAAGACGCCGCTGAATCTGAAGATACTGCCGCGGAAGAACAACCAGCGACCGAATCTGATCCAGGGGCCGATGAGGAGTCCGAAGAGGTCGAATCGAACTGA
- a CDS encoding ABC transporter permease, with the protein MKLQPDDFWTFSEWLMRPGAFLESALLKGGVLIVLAIVLGLLVGYIISSARYGPGEGFYAVARAVRDFFRTDLPGTSPRRIFALARLAFKEAIRRRVLFVFGLFVVVLLLAGWFLNPESDDPARLYISFVLTATNYLVLALALFISAFSLPQDIETRTIYTIVTKPVRSSEIVLGRMLGFIGVGTMMLVPMGLLSYLFVRRGLDHTHVEVVDATRDESGTITGKTDYVRKHQHNFTIESDEEIGVTDFVRGHRHVVRKIDDQTFEIGPPTQQLRARIPVYGDIQFYDRSGAPKDAGIDVGAEQMDGGYGSAGISRFIGIARGPRKLEHSYVEGGTLGMAEFTFDNVVPSLYPDGIPVDLSVRAYRSYKGDIESGIRGSLTMKNPDTGAESNPIPFVVEEYQIDERTLPLQIEGTDSEGATRELSVYDDLVTEDGRMQLILRCLDRSQYLGVTKSGVYLRPAESSFGWNLTKAYISIWFQMTMIIAFGVMFSTFLSGPVAMVATAVCVLMGFSAETIYDTRYYIDSPIEHGGGPIESLVRLVKQDAMTTQLDVEGVANTLIKSADAGIVYALDAVATALPNLPRMVGTAEYAASGVNIFGAVLARHGVATLGYCLLAFLISYFFLKSREIAA; encoded by the coding sequence ATGAAGTTGCAACCCGATGATTTCTGGACATTCTCGGAATGGCTGATGCGTCCGGGGGCGTTCTTGGAAAGCGCCCTTTTGAAAGGCGGTGTGCTGATCGTCCTGGCGATCGTGCTGGGGCTCCTGGTCGGTTACATCATTTCGTCCGCTCGCTATGGCCCGGGTGAAGGCTTTTACGCGGTCGCACGCGCCGTTCGCGATTTCTTTCGAACCGATTTGCCTGGCACGAGTCCACGCCGAATTTTCGCGCTCGCCCGCTTGGCATTTAAAGAAGCGATTCGACGCCGCGTCTTGTTTGTTTTCGGTTTGTTCGTCGTCGTGCTGCTACTGGCAGGATGGTTTTTGAACCCTGAAAGCGACGATCCCGCCCGTCTTTACATCAGCTTCGTCCTCACAGCGACAAACTATCTGGTGTTGGCGTTGGCACTTTTCATCAGTGCTTTTTCGCTACCACAAGACATCGAAACTCGGACGATTTACACGATCGTCACCAAGCCGGTTCGATCCAGCGAGATCGTGCTGGGCCGGATGCTGGGTTTCATCGGTGTCGGCACCATGATGTTGGTCCCGATGGGATTGCTTAGCTACCTATTTGTGCGCCGTGGACTGGACCACACGCACGTCGAAGTGGTAGACGCGACGCGTGACGAAAGCGGAACGATTACCGGTAAGACCGACTACGTTCGTAAGCACCAGCACAATTTTACGATTGAGTCCGACGAAGAAATCGGCGTCACCGATTTTGTTCGTGGTCACCGTCACGTCGTTCGCAAGATCGATGACCAAACATTCGAAATCGGCCCACCGACTCAGCAATTGCGAGCACGGATTCCGGTTTATGGTGACATTCAGTTCTATGACCGATCTGGTGCACCAAAAGATGCGGGGATCGACGTCGGTGCAGAACAAATGGACGGCGGCTACGGTTCGGCAGGTATCTCGCGTTTCATCGGAATCGCCCGTGGACCACGTAAGTTGGAACACAGCTATGTCGAAGGCGGCACGCTGGGCATGGCCGAATTCACCTTTGATAACGTTGTTCCGTCGCTTTATCCCGATGGCATTCCGGTTGATTTGTCCGTTCGAGCCTATCGGTCTTACAAGGGCGATATCGAATCGGGCATCCGTGGTTCATTGACGATGAAGAACCCCGACACCGGGGCGGAGTCTAATCCGATTCCTTTTGTCGTCGAAGAATATCAAATTGACGAGCGGACGCTTCCATTGCAGATCGAAGGTACCGATTCCGAAGGTGCCACACGTGAACTGAGCGTTTACGACGACTTGGTCACCGAAGACGGTCGCATGCAGTTGATTCTGCGTTGTTTGGATCGTAGCCAGTACCTAGGCGTGACCAAGAGTGGGGTCTACCTACGTCCCGCCGAGTCTTCTTTCGGTTGGAATTTGACTAAAGCGTATATCTCGATCTGGTTCCAAATGACCATGATCATCGCTTTTGGTGTGATGTTCAGTACGTTTCTAAGCGGTCCCGTCGCGATGGTCGCCACAGCGGTCTGTGTCTTGATGGGCTTTTCCGCCGAAACGATCTACGACACTCGTTATTACATCGATTCACCGATCGAACACGGTGGTGGTCCGATTGAGTCACTTGTGCGATTGGTCAAACAAGATGCGATGACGACCCAGTTGGACGTCGAAGGCGTCGCGAATACGTTGATCAAATCTGCCGATGCCGGAATCGTGTATGCACTCGATGCCGTCGCTACTGCTCTACCTAACTTGCCGCGCATGGTCGGAACAGCCGAGTATGCTGCCAGTGGTGTGAACATCTTTGGTGCGGTGCTTGCCCGTCATGGTGTTGCGACACTGGGATATTGTTTGTTGGCCTTTCTAATCAGTTACTTCTTTTTGAAATCTCGCGAGATCGCGGCATGA
- a CDS encoding ABC transporter ATP-binding protein — protein sequence MDTDSTAVASSTEAGAENATATASSQPASSDVVIETRNLNKIYKDFWGRKKVHAVKSLDIEVRKGEIFGLLGPNGSGKSTTIKLILGLLFPTSGRVLVFDKDATETKKNERIGYLPEESYLYQFLNAEETLDFYGRLFDMSGTQRRQRVNELLSLVGLQAARHRQLREYSKGMRRRVGLAQALINDPDLVLLDEPTTGLDPIGIREMKDLILALRDQGKTVLLCSHQLGDVQDVCDRVAILHQGELKELGRVSDLLKVRDITEVHATGLSDDAKQEIREVISRHGGDLKSMDNPTATMEDLFLDIVRESEARPGARRVSASMADKPESNEEGDQS from the coding sequence GTGGACACCGATTCAACAGCAGTCGCAAGCTCAACCGAGGCTGGCGCCGAAAATGCAACCGCTACTGCGTCAAGCCAGCCCGCAAGCAGTGACGTGGTCATCGAAACCCGCAACCTGAACAAGATTTACAAGGACTTTTGGGGCCGAAAGAAGGTCCACGCGGTGAAGTCGCTTGATATCGAAGTCCGCAAAGGCGAAATCTTTGGCCTGTTGGGCCCCAACGGTAGCGGTAAGTCGACGACGATCAAGCTGATCCTGGGGTTGTTGTTCCCCACCAGCGGCCGAGTGCTGGTTTTTGACAAAGACGCGACCGAAACCAAAAAGAACGAACGGATCGGCTACCTTCCCGAAGAGTCGTACCTGTATCAGTTTCTAAATGCCGAAGAGACACTCGATTTCTACGGCCGCCTCTTCGACATGTCCGGCACCCAGCGCCGCCAACGCGTCAACGAATTGTTGTCGCTGGTCGGGTTGCAAGCCGCACGTCACCGACAATTGCGTGAATACAGTAAAGGGATGCGTCGCCGCGTCGGTTTGGCTCAGGCCCTGATCAATGACCCGGATTTGGTCCTATTGGACGAACCGACCACCGGTCTGGACCCGATCGGTATCCGCGAAATGAAGGACCTGATCTTGGCCCTTCGTGATCAAGGCAAAACCGTTCTGCTATGCAGCCACCAACTGGGCGACGTTCAAGACGTCTGTGACCGGGTGGCAATTCTGCACCAAGGCGAGCTAAAAGAACTCGGACGCGTCAGCGATCTGCTGAAAGTTCGCGACATCACCGAAGTCCACGCGACCGGATTGTCCGACGACGCCAAGCAAGAGATTCGCGAAGTCATCAGCCGTCACGGTGGTGACCTGAAATCGATGGACAATCCGACCGCGACGATGGAAGACCTGTTCCTGGATATCGTTCGTGAAAGCGAAGCTCGTCCAGGTGCTCGACGCGTTTCGGCTTCAATGGCTGACAAACCTGAATCGAATGAAGAAGGTGACCAGTCATGA
- a CDS encoding bifunctional folylpolyglutamate synthase/dihydrofolate synthase, whose amino-acid sequence MPASESDMPPADNCVGYEEAVGYLYGRIDYERIASNSSEHEFRLDRTAELFRSLGLTRYLHPSYRTDAENADRENQTTVPIVHVAGTKGKGSTTTMVSSILAAAGIKAGLYTSPHLTRLNERFRINGNPCSDEDLVRLVERVKPVVEEFDRLGQGLSFFELTTALAVLHFDLSGCDAIVLEVGLGGRLDSTNVCHSTVTAITSIGLDHQHVLGNTLEEIAREKAGIIKPSVPVVCGVRDAGPFRVIQEIAEQHRCSVLHIEDDFAADQIAETQCGTRFTYLERDAGTPNPKSKSVRSQKINAATESFDVDLPLIGRHQADNASVAITICRTLQQTQTFQERFAMLHERFAMHGTLLSSQAMQRGLDAVRCAGRLEKFVLPEDAFMDDFGTTLPNPTKLILDTAHNPDSIAALCSAIKSRVTNSTADAAMHRPIVLVFGTSRDKDVHVMAAQLVDVVDHVICTQYQTNPRAMPSQTVHDAFDQAKQNLTTERQISIEVEPNPNHALAIAAVRATDENHARPNSNLLATERGTVIVCGSFYLAGELRDQIVRRSRKPCDQIKLGTYTNRDFSPNG is encoded by the coding sequence GTGCCTGCATCTGAATCCGACATGCCACCCGCTGACAATTGCGTCGGGTACGAAGAAGCCGTCGGATACCTCTACGGGCGGATCGACTACGAAAGGATCGCTTCGAATTCGTCGGAACACGAATTCCGCTTGGATCGCACCGCTGAACTGTTCCGTTCACTCGGGCTGACCAGATATCTTCACCCTTCGTATCGCACCGATGCGGAAAACGCGGACCGCGAGAACCAGACCACGGTACCGATCGTGCACGTAGCCGGAACAAAAGGCAAAGGCTCGACAACCACGATGGTCAGTTCAATCTTGGCTGCCGCAGGGATTAAGGCCGGACTCTACACCTCGCCTCACCTGACTCGCCTTAACGAGCGATTCCGAATCAACGGGAATCCCTGTAGCGACGAAGACCTTGTCCGACTCGTTGAACGCGTCAAACCGGTGGTCGAAGAATTTGATCGCCTGGGCCAAGGGCTTTCATTTTTTGAACTGACAACCGCTCTTGCCGTTTTGCATTTCGACCTCAGTGGCTGCGATGCGATCGTTCTTGAAGTCGGCTTGGGCGGACGACTGGACAGTACCAATGTTTGCCACAGCACCGTCACAGCGATCACTTCGATCGGATTGGACCACCAACATGTGCTCGGAAATACGCTAGAGGAGATCGCGCGAGAGAAAGCTGGCATCATCAAACCTTCCGTCCCGGTGGTTTGCGGAGTCAGAGACGCAGGACCGTTTCGAGTCATCCAAGAAATTGCAGAGCAGCATCGGTGCTCGGTCTTACACATCGAAGATGACTTTGCGGCCGACCAAATTGCTGAAACGCAATGTGGCACCCGGTTTACCTATCTCGAACGCGATGCGGGTACGCCAAATCCCAAAAGCAAAAGTGTGCGATCACAAAAAATCAACGCGGCGACGGAATCGTTCGACGTTGATCTTCCTTTGATCGGAAGACATCAAGCCGACAACGCGAGTGTGGCTATCACCATTTGCCGGACCTTGCAACAAACCCAAACGTTCCAGGAACGTTTCGCAATGCTCCATGAACGCTTCGCAATGCACGGAACTTTGCTGTCTTCCCAAGCGATGCAGCGAGGTCTGGATGCCGTTCGGTGTGCCGGGCGGTTAGAGAAATTTGTGTTGCCCGAAGACGCATTCATGGACGACTTTGGGACAACGCTGCCAAATCCGACCAAGCTGATTTTGGATACCGCGCACAACCCGGACTCGATCGCAGCGTTGTGCAGTGCAATCAAATCACGGGTGACGAACTCCACAGCGGATGCAGCGATGCACCGGCCCATCGTGCTGGTCTTCGGCACCAGCCGTGATAAAGACGTCCACGTGATGGCCGCACAATTAGTCGATGTGGTCGACCACGTGATTTGCACGCAGTACCAAACCAATCCCCGCGCAATGCCATCGCAGACGGTGCACGACGCATTTGATCAAGCCAAACAGAACCTTACAACTGAAAGGCAAATCAGCATCGAGGTCGAGCCCAATCCGAACCACGCGTTGGCAATCGCAGCGGTCAGGGCGACCGACGAAAACCACGCTCGCCCAAACAGCAATCTTCTGGCAACAGAACGTGGTACCGTGATTGTCTGTGGCTCGTTTTATCTTGCAGGCGAATTACGCGATCAGATCGTCCGGCGCAGTCGCAAACCGTGCGACCAAATCAAACTCGGTACGTACACCAATCGCGATTTCAGCCCCAACGGTTGA